A single genomic interval of Pseudomonas sp. FeN3W harbors:
- a CDS encoding lipopolysaccharide kinase InaA family protein, whose protein sequence is MSRPLVLPAREARTSTFQRWWNTQGEWVEEPNQRRAGESGVQRIRLRDPQQPLLYCKRQIGHLYRSLLHPFGRPTVLRELQALQAFARLGVQVPELVYCGTRQQAGQWQALLVTAELEGFVSLEDWYQQDLGGRFGPTVQERMLAAVGITLARIHQARWQHGCCYPKHIFIRVQGEGDAASVEVALLDLEKSRRRLRRSAAARHDLRQLKRHRQAMPEQDWQRLLAAHRTFSELRCDVI, encoded by the coding sequence ATGAGCCGACCACTCGTACTGCCGGCCCGCGAAGCGCGTACCAGCACCTTCCAGCGCTGGTGGAACACCCAGGGCGAATGGGTCGAGGAACCTAACCAGCGCCGCGCCGGCGAAAGCGGTGTGCAACGGATACGGCTGCGCGATCCGCAGCAGCCGCTGCTGTACTGCAAACGGCAGATTGGCCACCTGTATCGCTCGCTGCTGCATCCGTTCGGCCGGCCCACGGTGCTGCGCGAATTGCAGGCGCTGCAAGCATTCGCCCGGCTCGGCGTGCAGGTGCCGGAACTGGTCTACTGCGGCACGCGACAACAGGCCGGCCAGTGGCAGGCGCTGCTGGTGACGGCGGAGCTGGAAGGCTTCGTCAGCCTGGAGGACTGGTATCAACAGGACTTGGGGGGGCGCTTCGGCCCGACGGTACAGGAGCGCATGCTAGCGGCGGTCGGGATCACCCTGGCGCGCATTCATCAGGCACGCTGGCAGCATGGCTGCTGCTACCCCAAGCACATCTTCATCAGGGTTCAGGGTGAAGGTGACGCGGCCAGCGTCGAAGTCGCGCTGCTCGATCTGGAAAAGAGTCGTCGCCGTTTGCGGCGCAGCGCCGCGGCACGGCATGACCTGCGCCAGCTCAAGCGTCATCGCCAGGCCATGCCGGAACAGGACTGGCAACGATTGCTGGCCGCCCACCGCACCTTCAGCGAGTTGCGCTGCGATGTCATCTGA
- a CDS encoding class I SAM-dependent methyltransferase, translating to MTTSSPIELEFSRKYDRQHAYEYLHKHQDGPARRLSHWRDEQMARRALKIAGDPDLVLDLPCGAGRFWPLLAEHPSRMIFAADNSADMLAIAESAHSLEVLKRVETFQTSAFAIDMGDNAVDNIFCMRLLHHIADPEHRLAMLREFHRVTRDTLIVSLWVDGNYKAWKRKRLERRRPAKDNQNRFVVARSVIEAEFAEAGFDILDRNDFLPGYAMWRVYVLRKRG from the coding sequence ATGACCACATCGAGCCCTATCGAACTGGAGTTCTCGCGCAAGTACGACCGCCAGCACGCCTACGAATACCTGCACAAGCATCAGGATGGCCCGGCCCGGCGGCTGTCGCACTGGCGTGACGAGCAGATGGCGCGCCGCGCACTGAAGATCGCCGGCGATCCTGATCTGGTGCTGGACCTGCCGTGCGGCGCCGGGCGCTTCTGGCCGCTGCTGGCCGAGCACCCAAGCCGGATGATCTTTGCCGCCGACAACTCCGCCGACATGCTGGCGATCGCCGAATCGGCGCATTCGCTGGAAGTGCTCAAGCGGGTCGAGACCTTTCAGACCTCCGCCTTCGCCATCGACATGGGTGACAACGCGGTAGACAACATCTTCTGCATGCGCCTACTGCACCACATCGCCGACCCTGAGCACCGGCTGGCGATGCTGCGTGAGTTCCACCGCGTCACCCGTGACACGCTGATCGTCTCGCTGTGGGTCGATGGCAACTACAAGGCCTGGAAGCGCAAGCGCCTGGAGCGCCGCCGGCCGGCGAAGGACAACCAGAACCGCTTCGTCGTCGCCCGTTCGGTGATCGAGGCGGAGTTCGCCGAGGCCGGCTTCGACATCCTCGACCGTAATGACTTTCTCCCGGGCTACGCCATGTGGCGGGTCTACGTGCTGCGCAAGCGGGGCTGA
- a CDS encoding HAMP domain-containing sensor histidine kinase → MLAKQPLARRIVIAFTLMTLVVSGAFALGIVGVVHFIEEQLVTEELSRHLDIVLNEDLPKGRTPQLDTSTHFFASHLPEHPMPKAFAGLGEGFTELVRGDDAYYVYVRNVGADRYVLVQEQHEFEAREDALFNVVLAGFLLSVLGAWALGRLMANRVLAPVSRLANQVRHRDQLHPLAPPLALQYPDDEVGHLAAAFDSTLGQLRQTLERERLFTADVSHELRTPLMVVLGACELLEQQAELSPAAQRPLARIQRAAREMHELVETFLMLARARPQQTSLAGDASLRSVATEQSERWAPLLAEKGLAFELLEEGEDRGVYNHTLLGTVMSNLLRNALHYTDCGTVRLVLDEGGFRVEDSGVGIPLAEQERMFQPFVRGAEGRGEGLGLGLSLVKRICAHQGWQVGVVPRQPQGSCFQVRLHDSAV, encoded by the coding sequence ATGCTCGCTAAGCAGCCGCTGGCGCGGCGGATCGTCATCGCCTTCACGCTGATGACGCTGGTGGTGAGCGGTGCGTTCGCCCTCGGCATCGTCGGCGTCGTGCACTTCATCGAGGAGCAGCTGGTCACCGAGGAGCTGAGTCGCCACCTGGACATCGTGCTCAACGAGGACCTGCCAAAGGGACGGACACCGCAGCTGGACACCAGCACCCACTTCTTCGCCTCGCATCTGCCCGAGCACCCGATGCCAAAGGCGTTTGCCGGGCTCGGTGAGGGGTTCACCGAGCTGGTTCGCGGTGACGATGCCTACTACGTCTATGTGCGCAATGTCGGCGCTGACCGCTACGTGCTGGTGCAGGAGCAGCACGAGTTCGAGGCCCGTGAAGATGCGCTGTTCAACGTCGTGCTGGCCGGCTTTCTGCTCAGCGTGCTCGGCGCCTGGGCGCTGGGGCGGCTGATGGCCAACCGGGTGTTGGCGCCGGTCAGTCGCCTGGCCAACCAGGTGCGCCACCGCGACCAGCTGCATCCGCTGGCGCCGCCGCTGGCCCTGCAGTATCCCGATGACGAGGTCGGCCATCTGGCCGCGGCGTTCGACAGCACCCTCGGCCAGCTGCGCCAGACCCTGGAGCGCGAGCGGCTATTCACCGCCGATGTCAGCCATGAACTGCGCACCCCGTTGATGGTGGTGCTCGGCGCCTGCGAGCTCCTCGAGCAGCAGGCCGAGCTGTCGCCAGCTGCGCAGCGACCGCTGGCGCGCATCCAGCGCGCCGCGCGGGAAATGCACGAGCTGGTGGAAACCTTCCTGATGCTGGCGCGGGCGCGTCCGCAACAGACGTCCTTGGCCGGCGACGCCAGCTTGCGGAGCGTGGCGACCGAGCAGAGCGAGCGCTGGGCACCGTTGCTGGCGGAGAAGGGCCTGGCCTTCGAGCTGCTGGAGGAGGGCGAGGACCGCGGCGTCTACAACCACACCTTGCTCGGCACGGTGATGTCCAACCTGCTGCGCAACGCATTGCATTACACCGACTGCGGCACGGTGCGGCTGGTCCTCGACGAAGGTGGCTTTCGCGTCGAGGACAGCGGCGTGGGCATTCCGCTGGCGGAGCAGGAGCGCATGTTCCAGCCGTTCGTGCGGGGCGCCGAGGGGCGCGGCGAAGGGCTGGGGCTGGGGCTGTCGCTGGTCAAGCGGATCTGCGCGCACCAGGGCTGGCAGGTCGGTGTGGTGCCGCGGCAACCGCAGGGCAGCTGCTTTCAGGTGCGCTTGCATGACAGCGCGGTTTGA
- a CDS encoding response regulator transcription factor has translation MRILVIEDNRDILANVLDYLELKGYVVDCAQDGLSGLHLAATQDYDLIVLDLMLPGIDGLQVCKRLRDDAGRDTPIIMLTARDALPDRIKGLQAGADDYLIKPFALSELVARIEAILRRCQGSRRRQLQVADLCYDLDTLEASRGGQPIRLNPIGHKLLAILMQRSPAVVRREALEDAVWGDHVPDSDALRSHIHQLRQVLDKPFAKPLLHTVHGLGFRLAEDCDAR, from the coding sequence ATGCGCATCCTGGTCATCGAAGACAACCGTGACATTCTCGCCAACGTGCTGGACTACCTCGAGCTCAAGGGCTACGTGGTCGACTGCGCGCAGGATGGCCTCAGCGGCCTGCACCTAGCCGCCACCCAGGACTACGACCTGATCGTGCTGGACCTGATGCTGCCGGGCATCGACGGGCTGCAGGTGTGCAAGCGCCTGCGTGACGATGCCGGGCGTGATACGCCGATCATCATGCTCACCGCCCGCGATGCCCTGCCTGACCGCATCAAGGGGCTGCAGGCCGGTGCCGACGACTATCTGATCAAGCCCTTCGCGCTGTCCGAGCTGGTTGCCCGTATCGAGGCGATCCTGCGGCGCTGCCAGGGATCGCGTCGCCGGCAGCTGCAGGTGGCCGATCTCTGCTACGACCTGGACACCCTGGAAGCCAGTCGTGGTGGCCAGCCGATTCGCCTCAACCCTATCGGCCACAAGCTGCTGGCGATCCTCATGCAGCGCAGCCCGGCGGTGGTGCGCCGCGAAGCGCTGGAAGATGCCGTCTGGGGTGATCACGTGCCGGACAGCGATGCGTTGCGCAGCCATATCCACCAGTTGCGCCAGGTGCTCGACAAGCCGTTCGCCAAGCCGTTGCTGCATACCGTGCACGGCCTTGGCTTCCGCCTGGCGGAGGACTGCGATGCTCGCTAA
- a CDS encoding thermostable hemolysin translates to MELPWVDHTDVLARIGREPSLCLQLAQADAGERRTALEDFIRQRFAEHYQAQVRHFMPCLLGLHGDNGEVHGAVGLRSARRRPLFLERYLDEPIEQAVSLRCERTVPREEIVEVGNLAAFGNASARLLIVALTDLLVAQGFRWVVFTGTPALLNSFQRLALDPLPLGLADPARMGEELADWGSYYACRPQLMAGEILPGHQRLLQLGLYARLGYQPLFDTTEAPHAACS, encoded by the coding sequence ATGGAACTGCCCTGGGTCGATCACACCGATGTACTGGCACGCATTGGCCGCGAGCCTTCGCTCTGCCTGCAACTGGCGCAGGCCGATGCAGGCGAGCGGCGCACAGCGCTGGAAGACTTCATCCGCCAGCGTTTCGCAGAGCACTATCAGGCGCAGGTGCGTCATTTCATGCCCTGCCTGCTCGGCCTGCATGGCGACAATGGCGAGGTGCATGGCGCGGTCGGTCTGCGCAGCGCCCGCCGCCGGCCGCTGTTTCTCGAACGCTATCTGGACGAGCCCATCGAGCAGGCCGTGAGCCTTCGTTGTGAGCGTACGGTGCCGCGCGAGGAGATCGTCGAGGTTGGCAACCTAGCCGCCTTCGGCAATGCCTCGGCGCGCCTGCTGATCGTCGCGCTGACCGATCTGCTGGTCGCTCAGGGCTTTCGCTGGGTGGTGTTCACCGGCACGCCGGCACTGCTTAACAGCTTCCAGCGCCTGGCGCTCGATCCGCTGCCGCTGGGTCTGGCCGATCCGGCGCGCATGGGCGAGGAGTTGGCCGACTGGGGCAGCTACTACGCCTGCCGGCCGCAGCTGATGGCCGGCGAGATCCTGCCCGGCCACCAGCGCCTGCTGCAGCTCGGCCTCTATGCGCGGCTCGGCTATCAGCCGCTGTTCGACACCACGGAGGCGCCCCATGCAGCCTGCAGCTGA
- a CDS encoding iron-containing redox enzyme family protein, translated as MACGARLPERLEWLREAIAEYIEEEIGHQEWILNDIRACGGDAEAVRHGQPALPTELMVAYVYDRIARHNPASFFGMVNVLEGTSIALATQAAGVLQDKLQLPAKAFSYLTSHGSLDIEHIEFFKKLMNRLDDEGDKAAVVHTARVVYRLYGDIFRSLTTPEHSHATA; from the coding sequence ATGGCTTGCGGCGCACGCCTGCCGGAGCGCCTGGAGTGGCTGCGCGAGGCGATCGCCGAATACATCGAGGAAGAAATCGGCCATCAGGAATGGATCCTCAACGACATCCGCGCCTGTGGCGGCGATGCCGAGGCGGTGCGCCACGGCCAGCCGGCACTGCCCACCGAGCTGATGGTCGCCTATGTCTACGACCGCATCGCGCGGCACAACCCGGCGAGCTTCTTCGGCATGGTCAACGTGCTCGAAGGCACCAGCATCGCGCTGGCGACCCAGGCCGCCGGCGTGCTGCAGGACAAGCTCCAGCTGCCGGCCAAGGCATTCAGCTACCTGACCTCCCACGGCAGCCTGGACATAGAGCACATCGAGTTCTTCAAGAAGCTGATGAACCGCCTCGACGACGAGGGCGACAAGGCCGCCGTGGTGCACACCGCGCGCGTGGTCTACCGCCTCTACGGCGACATCTTCCGCAGCTTGACCACGCCGGAGCACAGCCATGCAACTGCGTGA
- a CDS encoding SDR family oxidoreductase has translation MQLRDARILLTGASGGIGQVLVERLCANGARLLLVGRDSLALEALTRRYPGQVSLVCADLTQRSGRYTVLDAARRFGGLNCVINAAGINQFSLLEQQDEDAIARLIGVNVTATLQLTHLLLPLLRQQPQALLVNLGSTFGSIGYPGFAAYCASKFALRGFSEALRRELADSHVKVLYIAPRATRTAMNSADVVAMNNELKVEMDDPQEVARQIVHAITAEREELYLGWPEKLFVRLNGLLPRLVDQALRKQLPVIKRFARAEQPLPPAHQSNSTGEHP, from the coding sequence ATGCAACTGCGTGACGCGCGCATCCTGCTCACCGGCGCCAGCGGCGGCATCGGCCAGGTGCTGGTCGAGCGGCTCTGCGCGAACGGCGCACGGCTGTTACTGGTGGGACGCGACAGTCTTGCCCTGGAAGCGCTGACGCGCCGCTATCCGGGGCAGGTCAGCCTGGTCTGCGCGGACCTCACCCAGCGCAGCGGCCGGTACACGGTGCTGGATGCCGCGCGGCGTTTCGGCGGCCTCAACTGCGTGATCAATGCCGCCGGGATCAACCAGTTCAGCCTGCTCGAACAGCAGGACGAGGACGCCATCGCCCGCCTGATCGGCGTCAACGTCACCGCCACGCTGCAGCTGACCCACCTGCTGCTGCCACTGCTGCGCCAGCAACCGCAGGCGCTCTTGGTCAACCTCGGCTCGACCTTCGGCTCCATCGGCTACCCGGGTTTCGCCGCTTATTGCGCCAGCAAGTTCGCCCTGCGCGGCTTTTCCGAGGCGCTGCGCCGCGAGCTGGCCGACAGTCACGTCAAGGTGCTCTACATCGCGCCCCGCGCCACCCGTACGGCAATGAACAGCGCCGATGTGGTGGCGATGAACAACGAGCTGAAGGTGGAGATGGATGATCCGCAGGAAGTCGCACGGCAGATCGTCCATGCCATCACCGCCGAGCGAGAGGAGCTCTACCTCGGCTGGCCGGAAAAACTCTTCGTGCGTCTCAACGGGCTGCTGCCGCGGCTGGTCGACCAGGCCCTGCGCAAGCAGTTGCCGGTGATCAAACGCTTCGCCCGTGCTGAACAGCCGCTGCCACCCGCCCACCAATCCAACTCAACCGGAGAACACCCATGA
- a CDS encoding tetratricopeptide repeat protein produces the protein MNRLLGLCALMLALASQPSFALSPAGESSLRQIQTRWAEINYQLPAAQREAAFARLASEAESAVVGEPQAAELHIWHGIVLSTWAGAKGGLGALGLVKQAKAELEKAIELEPQALDGSAYTSLASLYYQVPGWPIGFGDEDKAEALFKQALALNPNGIDPNYFHGDFLLRQKRYGEARAALEKALAAPDRAGREVADAGRRDEARALLAQVKEKLE, from the coding sequence ATGAATCGCCTGCTCGGCCTTTGCGCCCTGATGCTGGCCTTGGCCAGCCAACCCTCCTTCGCCCTCAGTCCGGCCGGCGAATCGTCGCTGCGCCAGATCCAGACGCGCTGGGCTGAGATCAACTACCAGCTGCCCGCCGCACAGCGCGAAGCGGCCTTCGCCCGGCTCGCTTCGGAAGCCGAAAGCGCGGTGGTCGGCGAACCGCAGGCCGCCGAGTTGCACATCTGGCACGGCATCGTGCTCAGCACCTGGGCCGGCGCCAAGGGCGGGCTCGGCGCGCTGGGTCTGGTCAAGCAAGCTAAAGCTGAACTGGAGAAAGCCATCGAACTTGAGCCACAGGCGCTGGATGGCTCGGCCTACACCAGCCTCGCCAGCCTCTACTACCAGGTGCCCGGCTGGCCGATCGGTTTCGGTGACGAGGACAAGGCCGAGGCGCTGTTCAAGCAGGCGCTGGCGCTGAACCCGAACGGCATCGACCCCAACTACTTCCACGGTGATTTCCTGCTGCGTCAGAAACGCTACGGGGAAGCGCGCGCGGCGCTGGAAAAGGCCCTTGCCGCGCCCGACCGTGCGGGTCGTGAAGTCGCCGATGCCGGTCGCCGCGACGAAGCCCGCGCGCTGCTCGCGCAGGTCAAGGAAAAGCTGGAATAA
- a CDS encoding response regulator transcription factor: MRILLVEDDRALGEGIRTALKPEGYTVDWLQDGASALHALSHESFELAILDLGLPRMDGLEVLKRLRASANPVPVLVLTARDATSDRIAGLDAGADDYLVKPFDVAELKARLRALLRRSFNRPEPVLEYRGILLDPVNQQVSYQGAPVNLPRKEFVLLHELLAQPGRVLTRDRLQQVLYGWDEDVESNALEVHIHHLRKKFFPELIRTVRGVGYLVDKC, translated from the coding sequence ATGCGCATTCTGCTGGTGGAAGACGATCGCGCCCTCGGCGAGGGCATCCGCACCGCACTCAAGCCCGAGGGCTACACGGTGGACTGGCTGCAGGACGGCGCGAGCGCGCTGCATGCGCTGAGCCACGAGAGCTTCGAGCTGGCCATCCTCGACCTCGGTCTGCCGCGTATGGACGGTCTGGAAGTGCTCAAGCGCCTGCGCGCCAGCGCCAACCCCGTGCCGGTGCTGGTACTCACCGCGCGCGATGCCACCAGCGACCGCATCGCCGGGCTGGATGCCGGCGCCGACGACTACCTGGTCAAGCCGTTCGACGTCGCCGAACTCAAGGCCCGCCTGCGCGCTCTGCTGCGGCGCAGCTTCAACCGCCCGGAGCCAGTCCTGGAATACCGCGGCATCTTGCTCGACCCGGTCAACCAGCAGGTCAGCTACCAGGGCGCGCCGGTCAACCTGCCGCGCAAGGAGTTCGTCCTGCTCCACGAACTGCTCGCCCAGCCCGGTCGCGTGCTGACCCGCGACCGACTGCAGCAGGTGCTCTACGGCTGGGACGAGGACGTCGAGAGCAACGCGCTGGAGGTGCATATCCACCACCTGCGCAAGAAGTTCTTTCCCGAACTGATCCGCACCGTGCGCGGCGTCGGCTATCTGGTGGACAAATGCTGA